A genomic segment from Modestobacter roseus encodes:
- a CDS encoding hemerythrin domain-containing protein — protein sequence MDITEIILHQHDEQRRMFAYLDEMPRGDNEALRAMWDRLAAFLEVHAEGEEKYFYPQVLKLGKGNPDGGVHDEVEDAVSDHNEIRDAVRKTQDHQVGTDEWWTAVWEARKANDDHMAEEEREDLLDFRHHADLQTRHDIAVQFLTYEAQHAAGIPIRDKDPEEYIDAHS from the coding sequence ATGGACATCACCGAGATCATCCTCCACCAGCACGACGAGCAGCGGCGCATGTTCGCCTACCTCGACGAGATGCCCCGCGGCGACAACGAGGCGCTCCGCGCCATGTGGGACCGGCTCGCGGCCTTCCTCGAGGTGCACGCCGAGGGCGAGGAGAAGTACTTCTACCCGCAGGTGCTGAAGCTCGGGAAGGGCAACCCCGACGGCGGCGTGCACGACGAGGTCGAGGACGCGGTCTCCGACCACAACGAGATCCGGGACGCCGTCCGGAAGACGCAGGACCACCAGGTGGGCACCGACGAGTGGTGGACGGCGGTGTGGGAGGCGCGCAAGGCCAACGACGACCACATGGCCGAGGAGGAGCGGGAGGACCTGCTGGACTTCCGGCACCACGCCGACCTGCAGACCCGGCACGACATCGCGGTGCAGTTCCTGACCTACGAGGCGCAGCACGCCGCCGGCATCCCGATCCGGGACAAGGACCCGGAGGAGTACATCGATGCCCACAGCTGA
- a CDS encoding hydantoinase B/oxoprolinase family protein: MTEGRNGHCRPVGDADPVLVEIVAGTLAAIEKEVETSIGRTSRSPMIRDAHDFRAGIHDRQLRKLTGRSYSALVQPVVRDHPIATMHPGDVFFHNDVYLSEGGIGHLPDLCVTVPVFADVDGSPTVVAFVQAFGHHDDIGGAVPGSMPSAATSVFEEGLMVPPIKLWDRGVRNDAALTIMTRNSRMPDSLAADLDAECSACLAGARRLGELFDRYGVAAVEACFEAILSSSTEVYRREILSQIPDGSYVWEDYAEHDGVEEPQLHRQRITLTMDSSKDVPLVIDFTGTGPQAKGPINHCGDYADGNFLKKWLAPILRNLAETPERMAQLDVNEGVVPLIEMRFPEKGTLLTPIFPAPTNARTFVILRLLGVLAGVLAKATGGRMPADQETIRYTGVYGTDANGEPYLMREVLGGGSGGRYYADGEDTIHVVPDSRNLPTEFTESRFPLRIERLALAVDSGGPGRYRGGCGYEKDIRVLRDAHFMSIADRSILSCWGVKGGKAGRPFSITVDPGGPDEHEVDALADAEPLKAGTVVRVRTTGGGGWGDPLDRPVAEVLRDIAWHKVSVAGAREDYGVVVRDDGTADEAATVELRATLRAGRPEVEPFFDRGPGYALLAGGATHNEFDLL, encoded by the coding sequence ATGACCGAGGGCAGAAATGGCCATTGCCGCCCGGTCGGGGACGCCGACCCGGTGCTGGTCGAGATCGTCGCCGGCACGCTGGCCGCGATCGAGAAGGAAGTCGAGACGTCCATCGGGCGCACCTCCCGCTCGCCGATGATCCGGGACGCGCACGACTTCCGGGCCGGCATCCACGACCGGCAGCTGCGCAAGCTCACCGGCCGCTCGTACTCGGCGCTGGTGCAGCCGGTGGTCCGCGACCACCCGATCGCGACGATGCACCCCGGCGACGTCTTCTTCCACAACGACGTCTACCTGTCCGAGGGCGGGATCGGCCACCTGCCCGACCTGTGCGTGACGGTGCCGGTGTTCGCCGACGTCGACGGGTCCCCGACCGTCGTCGCCTTCGTGCAGGCGTTCGGCCACCACGACGACATCGGCGGCGCGGTGCCCGGCTCCATGCCGAGCGCGGCGACCAGCGTGTTCGAGGAGGGCCTGATGGTCCCCCCGATCAAGCTGTGGGACCGCGGAGTCCGCAACGACGCGGCCCTGACGATCATGACCCGCAACTCGCGGATGCCCGACTCGCTCGCCGCCGACCTGGACGCCGAGTGCTCGGCCTGCCTGGCGGGCGCGCGACGGCTGGGTGAGCTCTTCGACCGGTACGGGGTCGCTGCGGTGGAGGCCTGCTTCGAGGCGATCCTGAGCAGCTCCACCGAGGTGTACCGGCGGGAGATCCTGTCCCAGATCCCCGACGGCTCCTACGTCTGGGAGGACTACGCCGAGCACGACGGCGTCGAGGAGCCGCAGCTGCACCGGCAGCGCATCACGCTGACCATGGACTCCAGCAAGGACGTCCCGCTGGTCATCGACTTCACCGGCACCGGCCCGCAGGCCAAGGGCCCGATCAACCACTGCGGCGACTACGCCGACGGCAACTTCCTGAAGAAGTGGCTGGCGCCGATCCTGCGCAACCTGGCCGAGACGCCGGAGCGGATGGCCCAGCTGGACGTCAACGAGGGCGTCGTGCCGCTGATCGAGATGCGGTTCCCGGAGAAGGGCACCCTGCTGACCCCGATCTTCCCGGCGCCCACCAACGCCCGGACCTTCGTGATCCTGCGGCTGCTCGGCGTGCTGGCCGGGGTGCTGGCCAAGGCCACCGGGGGGAGGATGCCCGCCGACCAGGAGACGATCCGCTACACCGGCGTCTACGGCACCGACGCCAACGGCGAGCCGTACCTGATGCGCGAGGTGCTCGGTGGCGGCTCGGGCGGGCGGTACTACGCCGACGGCGAGGACACCATCCACGTCGTCCCGGACTCCCGGAACCTGCCGACGGAGTTCACCGAGTCCCGGTTCCCGCTGCGGATCGAGCGGCTGGCGCTGGCGGTGGACTCCGGCGGGCCCGGGCGGTACCGCGGCGGCTGCGGCTACGAGAAGGACATCCGGGTGCTCCGCGACGCGCACTTCATGTCCATCGCCGACCGCTCGATCCTGTCCTGCTGGGGGGTGAAGGGCGGCAAGGCCGGGCGGCCGTTCTCCATCACCGTCGACCCCGGCGGGCCCGACGAGCACGAGGTCGACGCGCTGGCCGACGCCGAGCCGTTGAAGGCCGGCACCGTCGTGCGGGTGCGGACGACGGGCGGCGGCGGCTGGGGCGACCCGCTGGACCGGCCGGTCGCCGAGGTGCTGCGCGACATCGCGTGGCACAAGGTGAGCGTCGCCGGCGCACGCGAGGACTACGGCGTCGTCGTCCGGGACGACGGCACCGCCGACGAGGCGGCCACCGTCGAGCTGCGGGCGACGCTGCGGGCCGGGCGCCCGGAGGTCGAGCCGTTCTTCGACCGGGGCCCTGGCTACGCGCTGCTCGCCGGCGGGGCCACCCACAACGAGTTCGACCTGCTCTGA
- a CDS encoding copper chaperone PCu(A)C, producing MSTSTPVRRHRSRAWFAAAAAVPIALAGCGNEDELPTQDDVPTVEGGAVGPNEQVDSDVEVVGVHLEFPVDGQYEVGEDASLFFAITNTGTDPVTLVDVTGEDFADAVSSGGEAAGEDALAIEVPPNANVYVGAEGSPSVTLLELTESLRSSQSIPVTLVFEDAREITVEAMVAAPGDEPSETYSFPDPDEDLDND from the coding sequence ATGTCCACCAGCACACCCGTCCGCCGCCACCGCAGCCGAGCCTGGTTCGCCGCCGCCGCCGCCGTCCCGATCGCCCTGGCCGGGTGCGGCAACGAGGACGAGCTGCCCACCCAGGACGACGTCCCCACGGTGGAGGGCGGGGCCGTCGGCCCCAATGAGCAGGTGGACAGCGACGTCGAGGTGGTCGGCGTCCACCTCGAGTTCCCCGTGGACGGCCAGTACGAGGTGGGCGAGGACGCCAGCCTGTTCTTCGCGATCACCAACACCGGCACCGACCCGGTCACGCTCGTCGACGTCACCGGGGAGGACTTCGCCGACGCGGTCAGCTCCGGCGGGGAGGCCGCCGGTGAGGACGCGCTGGCCATCGAGGTACCGCCGAACGCCAACGTGTACGTGGGCGCCGAGGGCTCGCCGTCGGTCACGCTCCTGGAGCTGACCGAGTCGCTGCGGTCGTCGCAGTCGATCCCGGTGACCCTGGTCTTCGAGGACGCCCGCGAGATCACCGTCGAGGCGATGGTGGCGGCCCCGGGCGACGAGCCGAGCGAGACCTACAGCTTCCCCGACCCGGACGAGGACCTCGACAACGACTGA
- a CDS encoding VOC family protein, translating to MPTAEVPGRPRATLTATVLDTPDPRGLARFYAALLDWPIGTDDPEWVTLAPGGPGLSFQLEPDHVPPVWPAGNGDPRMQAHLDIAVDDLAAASARAQSLGATEAAFQPQEHVRVHLDPAGHPFCLYLPE from the coding sequence ATGCCCACAGCTGAGGTGCCCGGCCGGCCGCGGGCGACGCTGACCGCCACCGTGCTCGACACCCCGGATCCGCGCGGGCTGGCCCGGTTCTACGCCGCGCTGCTCGACTGGCCGATCGGCACCGACGACCCGGAGTGGGTCACGCTGGCACCGGGTGGGCCGGGGCTGTCGTTCCAGCTGGAGCCGGACCACGTGCCGCCGGTCTGGCCGGCCGGCAACGGCGACCCGCGGATGCAGGCGCACCTGGACATCGCTGTCGACGACCTGGCGGCCGCGAGCGCCCGTGCGCAGTCGCTCGGCGCGACGGAGGCCGCCTTCCAGCCGCAGGAGCACGTCCGGGTGCACCTCGACCCCGCCGGTCACCCGTTCTGCCTGTACCTGCCGGAGTGA
- a CDS encoding hydantoinase/oxoprolinase family protein, with the protein MSGRRVRIGIDTGGTFTDVVAVDEETGEVATTKTPSTPSDPAEGFLAGVRKVLGQLGLDGAAVTAVSHGTTVATNQLLEGKLDQIGFITTEGYGSVLEIARQSVPDGYGNSYFWVKPPRIVPADLVRTVGGRLDVSGAEVRPFSREDAVAAARFFRDAGITTIGVCFLHSYADDAHERAMLDVLHVEHPGAVVSISSQVLREYREYERSVTTLVDAAVKPKVGAYVSNIRRRLDEIAPGVPFYVMKSNGGVLSASEVVHQPITTMLSGPAAGALGAALIAGTAGFDRVLTCDGGGTSTDVTVVIDGEPTLTTEGSVGDYPSKIPMIDVVTVGAGGGSIAWLSPEGTLKVGPTSAGADPGPICYANGGEQPTVTDAHVVLGRIPPHLLGGEIPLSVDAARAGLEQLGGKLGLTVEALATGILEISAWNQANALRQVTVARGLDVRDFTLTTFGGSGSLLACRLMDVLGLPRTLVPPNPGNVSAFGLLTVDVRNDYVQTMVARHAEVSPASLATAFADLEGQAGVALDGEGFARDQQRMQRTADLRYVGQAFEVRVPVADGALDDAAIDAVATAFHAAHRQLYGYDFATDPRQAVEWVNLRVSGIGPIRRPEIVELSSSGRDARRGSRPVYFDEWVEAPLYWRPDLSPGDVVTGPGIVEEFGSTVPVHPGFAATVDRFGNLLLTKETTR; encoded by the coding sequence ATGAGCGGGCGCCGGGTACGCATCGGGATCGACACCGGGGGCACGTTCACCGACGTCGTCGCCGTCGACGAGGAGACCGGCGAGGTCGCCACGACCAAGACGCCGTCCACACCCAGTGACCCGGCCGAGGGTTTCCTCGCCGGCGTGCGGAAGGTGCTGGGCCAGCTCGGCCTGGACGGCGCCGCGGTCACCGCGGTCAGCCACGGGACGACGGTGGCCACCAACCAGCTGCTCGAGGGCAAGCTGGACCAGATCGGCTTCATCACCACCGAGGGCTACGGGTCGGTGCTGGAGATCGCCCGGCAGTCTGTGCCCGACGGCTACGGCAACAGCTACTTCTGGGTCAAGCCGCCGCGGATCGTGCCGGCCGACCTGGTCCGCACGGTGGGCGGGCGGCTCGACGTCTCGGGCGCCGAGGTGCGGCCCTTCTCCCGCGAGGACGCCGTCGCGGCCGCGCGGTTCTTCCGGGACGCCGGGATCACCACCATCGGCGTCTGCTTCCTGCACTCCTACGCGGACGACGCGCACGAGCGGGCGATGCTCGACGTGCTCCACGTGGAACATCCGGGCGCCGTGGTGTCGATCAGCTCCCAGGTGCTGCGCGAGTACCGCGAGTACGAGCGCTCGGTGACCACGCTGGTCGACGCCGCGGTGAAGCCGAAGGTCGGCGCGTACGTCAGCAACATCCGCCGCCGGCTGGACGAGATCGCCCCCGGCGTGCCGTTCTACGTGATGAAGAGCAACGGCGGGGTGCTCAGCGCGTCGGAGGTGGTGCACCAGCCGATCACCACGATGCTCTCCGGCCCGGCCGCCGGCGCCCTGGGCGCCGCGCTGATCGCCGGCACCGCCGGGTTCGACCGGGTGCTCACCTGCGACGGCGGCGGCACCTCCACCGACGTCACCGTGGTCATCGACGGCGAGCCGACGCTGACCACCGAGGGCTCGGTCGGCGACTACCCGTCCAAGATCCCGATGATCGACGTGGTCACCGTCGGCGCCGGCGGCGGCTCGATCGCCTGGCTGTCGCCCGAGGGCACGCTCAAGGTCGGGCCGACGTCGGCCGGGGCCGACCCCGGACCGATCTGCTACGCCAACGGCGGCGAGCAGCCCACGGTCACCGACGCGCACGTGGTCCTCGGCCGGATCCCCCCGCACCTGCTGGGTGGCGAGATCCCGCTGTCGGTCGACGCGGCCCGGGCCGGGCTGGAGCAGCTCGGCGGGAAGCTCGGGTTGACGGTCGAGGCGCTGGCCACCGGGATCCTGGAGATCTCCGCCTGGAACCAGGCCAACGCGCTGCGCCAGGTCACCGTCGCCCGCGGGCTCGACGTCCGCGACTTCACCCTCACCACCTTCGGTGGCTCCGGCTCGCTGCTGGCCTGCCGGCTGATGGACGTGCTCGGCCTGCCCCGCACGCTGGTGCCGCCGAACCCCGGCAACGTCAGCGCCTTCGGGCTGCTCACCGTCGACGTCCGCAACGACTACGTGCAGACGATGGTCGCCCGGCACGCCGAGGTCTCCCCCGCCTCGCTGGCCACCGCCTTCGCCGACCTGGAGGGGCAGGCCGGGGTCGCCCTGGACGGCGAGGGCTTCGCCCGCGACCAGCAGCGGATGCAGCGCACCGCCGACCTGCGCTACGTCGGCCAGGCGTTCGAGGTGCGGGTCCCGGTCGCCGACGGCGCGCTGGACGACGCCGCGATCGACGCCGTCGCCACCGCCTTCCACGCCGCGCACCGCCAGCTCTACGGCTACGACTTCGCCACCGACCCGCGACAGGCGGTGGAGTGGGTGAACCTGCGGGTGAGCGGGATCGGGCCGATCCGCCGTCCGGAGATCGTCGAGCTCAGCTCCTCCGGCCGGGACGCGCGCCGCGGGTCGCGCCCGGTCTACTTCGACGAGTGGGTCGAGGCGCCGCTGTACTGGCGACCCGACCTCTCCCCGGGCGACGTCGTGACCGGCCCGGGGATCGTCGAGGAGTTCGGCTCCACCGTCCCGGTGCACCCGGGCTTCGCCGCGACCGTCGACCGCTTCGGGAACCTGCTGCTCACGAAGGAGACCACCCGATGA